The genomic interval GGGTCGCTGTTCCATGTGCCCGTCGTCGCGGGCGTGCCGCTGCCCGACGTCGTCGACACGCTGCACGCGGCGGGGCTTGCCGTGCTGGCGGCCGACGGCGCGGGCGACCACGACCTGGACGACCTGCTCGACGTCGCCGGGCCGGCGGGGCGCGGTGCGCGAGCGGCCGGCACCCCCGACCTCGCGGCATCGACCGCCTGGGTCTTCGGGAACGAGGCGTGGGGCCTGCCGCACGCCGACCGCGCGCTCGCCGACGCCGTCGTCCGCGTGCCGATCCGCGGGCGGGCCGAGTCGCTCAACCTCGCGACGGCGGCCACGGTGTGCCTGTACGCGTCGAGCCGCGCTCAGCGCTGAGCGCAGCGACCGCCCGGCCCGGGCAGGGCCGCGTCCCGCGACGGGGCAGGCGGGAACCTGCCACGATCGGGGCATGCGCCTGTTCACCGCGGTCTACCCGTCGGCAGCCGCCTCCGCCCACCTCGACCTCGCGCTCGGCGGCATCGGCGGTGCGACCGTCGCCGATCCTGGCGCAGGGCTGCGCTGGGTCCCCAAGGAGCAACGACACGTGACCGTGGCGTTCCACGGCGAGGTGCCCGACGGCGCGGTGCCCGGCTACGTCGCCGCGCTCACCGGCGCGCTCGCGCAGGTCGCGGCGTTCGACCTCGAGTTCGCGGGTGGTGGGTCGTTCGGCGGGCGCACGCTGTGGGTGGGGGTCGCCGAGGGCACGGGCGGCCTGCGCGCCCTCGCAGCCGCAGCCGAGGAGGCCGCCGCCGAGGCAGGGCTGCGCGCCGACGAACGAACGGGGCGCCCGCACCTGACGCTTGCCCGCGCCTCCGGGGCGCGGGGCGCCACCCGCGGTGGACCGCGAGGAGGGTCGCGCCGCCCGCGCGGGCGGTCCGACGACGGCGGTGTGCTCGCCTCCTGGGCGCGGGCGCTGGCCGTCTACCGCGGCCCGGCGTTCCGCGTCGAGGCGGTCCACGTCGTCTCGTCGCGCCTCGGCGAGGGCCGCTCGGGTGGCCCGCTGCACCGCGACGTGGCGGTGCTCGCGCTCGGGTGAGCGGCGATCCGCCAGGATGCGGCGGCGCGACCACGCGACGCCCGCCGACGGCGGCGCGACCGTGCCCCGAGTGCACGGCGCCTGCGGGCGGCCACCTAGACTGGTCTCGGCCTTGGCCCGGGCATGCACGTGCGCCTCGCGGGGCCGTGACCCGTCCCGACCTGCGGAAGGCACCATGTCTGCTCCTGCCGAGCCCCTGCCCGAGGGCCCGAGCCCCCTCGACGTCGCCGCGCTCGACGCCGTCGTCGCCAAGGCCCTCGCCGACATCGCGGCGGCGGGTGACCTCGACGCCCTCAAGGCCGCGCGCACGCTGCACACCGGCGACCGCAGCGCGCTCGCGCTGGCGAACCGCGCGATCGGCGCGCTGCCCGGCCCCGACAAGGCGGCCGCGGGCAAGAACCTCGGGCCGCGCCGCGGGAAGGTGGCCCAGGCGATCACGGCCCGGCAGGCCGAGCTCGAGGCCGAGCGCGACGAGCGGGTGCTGCTGGAGGAGGCCGTGGACGTCACGCTGCCGACCGGTCGCAGGCCCGCGGGGGCACGGCACCCGATCGAGGCGATCCAGGAGCGCATCGCGGACTTCTTCCTCGGCATGGGCTGGGAGATCGCCGACGGCCCCGAGGTCGAGGCCGAGTGGTTCAACTTCGACGCCCTGAACTTCGGCCCCGACCACCCAGCCCGGCAGATGCAGGACACGTTCTACGTGTCGCCGACGGACCAGGGCGTCGACAGCAACCTCGTGCTCCGCACGCACACGAGCCCCGTGCAGGCGCGGTCGCTGCTCGCGCGCGGCGTCCCGCTCTACGTCGCCTGCCCCGGCAAGGTGTTCCGCACCGACGCCCTCGACGCGACCCACACGCCGGTGTTCCACCAGGTCGAGGGTCTCGCGATCGACAAGGGGCTGACCATGGCCAACCTGGTCGGCACGCTCGACGCGTTCGCGCGCGCGATGTTCGGCCCCGAGGCCAGGACGCGCCTGCGCCCGAGCTTCTTCCCCTTCACCGAACCGTCGGCCGAGATGGACCTGTGGTTCCCGCAGAAGAAGGGCGGCGCGGGCTGGATCGAGTGGGGCGGCTGCGGCATGGTCCACCCCAACGTGCTGCGCGCCACCGGCGTCGACCCCGACGAGTACCAGGGCTTCGCGTTCGGCATGGGCATCGAGCGCACGCTGATGCTCCGCCACGCGATCGCCGACATGCACGACATCGTGGAGGGCGACGTGCGCTTCTCCACCCAGTTCGGGACGGAGATCTGATGCCCCTCGTCGTCACGGAGTGGCTCGCCGACCACGTCGAGCTTCCGCAGGACCTTACCGCCGAGCAGCTCGCGGCCGCCCTCGTCAAGGTCGGGCTGGAGGAGGAGGCGATCCACGCGGCGAAGGTCACCGGACCCCTCGTCGTCGGCCGCGTGCTGACGCAGGCCAAGGAGCCGCAGAAGAACGGCAAGACCGTCAACTGGTGCCTCGTCGACGTCGGCCCCGAGCACAACGCCACGGCGATCAAGGGTGTCGATCCCGCAGACGTCCCCGCAGGTGGCGCGCGCGGCATCATCTGCGGCGCGCACAACTTCGGGGTGGGTGACCTCGTCGTCGTCGCGCTGCCCGGGACGGTGCTGCCCGGCCCGTTCCCCATCGCCGCACGCAAGACGTACGGCCACGTGTCGGACGGCATGATCTGCTCGCAGCGCGAGCTGGGCCTGGGGGAGGACCACGACGGCATCATCGTGTTGCCGCGGCTCGGCTTCGACGCCGCCGCGCTGACGCCCGGCCAGGACGCGATCACGCTGCTGGGCCTGGGCGACGAGGTGCTGGAGATCAACGTGACCCCCGACCGCGGGTACGCGTTCAGCTATCGCGGCGTCGCGCGCGAGTTCGCGCACTCCACGGGCGCACGGTTCACCGACCGCGGCCTGGCCGAGAACCTGCCCGCCGCGCCTCCCGTCGCTACCGGGGACGGCTTCGCCGTCGACGTCGACGACGCCGCGCCGATCCACGGCGTCGTCGGGTGCGACCGGTTCGTCACGCGGGTCGTGCGCGGCATCGACCCCACGGCGGCCACCCCGGCGTGGATGAAGCGCCGCCTGGAGGGTTCGGGCATGCGCTCGATCTCGCTCGCCGTCGACGTCACCAACTACGTGATGCTCGACCTGGGCCAGCCGCTGCACGCCTACGACCTCGACCAGGTCGCCGCCCCGATCGTGGTCCGCCGCGCGAACCCCGGCGAGCGCCTCACCACGCTCGACGACGTCGACCGCGCGCTCGACACCGGGGACCTGCTCATCACGGACTCGCCCTCGGGCGAGCGCGCGAGCCGCGTGCTCGGCATCGCGGGCGTCATGGGCGGCGCGTCGTCCGAGGTCACGGACTCCACGACGGCGGTGCTCGTCGAGGCCGCCCACTTCGACCCGACGACGGTCGCCCGCAGCGCGCGCCGCCACAAGCTGCCCTCGGAGGCCGCCAAGCGATTCGAGCGCGGCGTCGACCCGCGGCTGCCCGCCGTCGCGGCGCAGCGCGTCGTCGACCTCCTGGTCGAGCACGGCGGCGGGGTCGCCGACCCGGCCGTGAGCGACCTCGACGCGACCACCGCGCCCGCTCCGATCACGCTGCCGGTCGGCCTGGCGACGCGCGTGGCCGGCGTCGAGTACGCGCGCGAGCGGGTCGTCGGCATCCTGGAGGAGATCGGCTGCGCCGTGGCCCCCGGGCCGGACGCGGACACCGTCCAGGTCACGCCGCCGACGTGGCGACCCGACCTGACCGAGCGCGTCGCGCTGGTCGAGGAGGTCGTCCGCATCGCGGGGTACGACCAGGTGCCGTCGACCGTGCCGGCAGCACCGGGCGGCACGGGCCTGACCGCCGAGCAGCGCACGCGCCGCTCCGTCGCGCGCGCGCTCGCCGAGGCGGGCCTCGTCGAGACCCTCAGCTACCCGTTCGTCGGCGAGGCCGAGCTCGACGCGCTCGGGCTGCCGCCGGGCGACGCGCGCCGCCGCGCGCTGCGGCTGGCCAACCCGCTCGCCGACGACCGGCCGCTGCTGCGCACGTCGCTGCTGGCCACGCTGGTCGAGACCGCACGCCGCAACGTCGCCCGCGGCCTGCCCGACGTCGCCGTCTTCGAGGTCGGTCTGGTGACTCTCCCGGCACCTGGCGCCCCGCGGCCCCGCAGCTGCCGGTCGGCGTGCGCCCGTCGGACGACGAGCTTGCGGCGCTCGCGGCTGCCGTCCCGGCCCAGCCGCGCCACGTGGCCGGCGTCGTGACCGGGCGCCGCGACCATGCCGGCTGGTGGGGTGCGGGCCGTGACGCCGACTGGGCGGACGCGATCGAGCTGGCACGCCTGGTGGCTGCGCGGGCCGGGGTCGAGGTCGACGTCGTCCCCGCCACCGACGTCATGCCGTGGCACCCGGGCCGCTGTGCGGCCCTCGTCGTGGCAGGGGGGCGCACGCCCGAGCGCGTCGTCGGCTACGCGGGCGAGCTGCACCCCAAGGTCGTCGAGCGCGCGGGGCTGCCACGGCGGTCCGTCGCGTTCGAGGTCGACCTGTCGGCGCTGGTCGACGCCGCCTCGGGCGATCCGGTCGAGGCGGCCGCCGTGTCGGCGTTCCCGGCCGCCAAGGAGGACTTCGCGTTCGTCGTCGACGCCGCGGTTCCTGCCGAGACGGTGCGTTCCGCCGTCGTGGCGGGCGCGGGCGACCTGTTGGAGGACGTCAGCCTCTTCGACGTGTTCACCGGCGAGCAGATCGGCGCGGGCAAGAAGTCGCTGGCGTACTCGGTGCGCCTGCGCGCGGCGGACCGCACCCTGACGGCCGACGACGTGCGTGCCGCCCGCGACGGCGTCGTCGCGCAGGCCGCGCAGGTCGGGGCCACGCTGCGAGGCTGAGCGGACAAGGGCTCGGCCACCGCGAGGTGGCCGAGCCCTTGCGTCGTCTACCGCCTGCTCGTCACTGGACGGCGGGCGTGACCGTGGTGATGGTGCCGTCCTCGGCGATCTCCAGCGGCGTGTACTTGATGTTGCGCAGCTGGGTCTTGCCGCCCGACAGCTCCGAGTCGTGGTAGAAGAGGCACCACGTGCCGTCGATCTCGACGATCGAGTGGTGCGTGGTCCAGCCGAGCACGGGCTCCAGGATGCGGCCCTTGTAGGTGAAGGGGCCGAGCGGCGTCTCACCCTCGGCGTACACGAGGTAGTGCGTGTCACCGGTGGAGTACGAGAAGTAGTACTTGCCGTTGAACTTGTGGACCCACGAGCCCTCGAAGAAGCGGCGGTCGGTGTCGGAGGCCTTGAGCGGCTCGCCGTTCTCGTCGCGGATCTCGATGGTGCGCAGCGGCTCGGCGAGCGAGACCATGTCCTCGTTCAGCTCGGCCGCGTACGGCAGCAGGGCCGGCTCGTCGCCCTGCGGGCCGTCCTCGCCGGCGCTGAGGCCGGGCGCGTCGACGAACTCGCCGGTCTGCCACTTCTCGAGCTGGCCGCCCCACAGCCCGCCGACGTACAGGTACGCCCTGCCGTCGTCGTCGACGAACACCGCGGGGTCGATGGTGAACGTGCCGGCCATGTAGTCCGGCTCGGGCGTGAACGGGCCGGCGGGGGAGTCGCCGACGGCGACGCCGATGCGGAAGATGCCGTCCTTGTCCTTGGCCGGGAAGTAGAAGTAGTACGTGCCGTTCTTGGTCGCGGCGTCGGGCGCCCACATCTGCTCGCTCGCCCACGGCACGTCCTTGACGTGCAGGACCTCGCCCTCGTCGACGGCCTCGGCGTCGAGCGACTCCAGCGAGAAGACGTGGTAGTCCTCCATCCAGAAGTGGTCGCCGCTGCCGTCGTCCTCCTTGTCGTTGCCCAGGTCGTGCGACGGGTAGACGTAGATCTTGCCGTCGAAGACGTGCGCGGACGGGTCGGCGGTGTAGATCCCGGTGACAAGGGGGGTGTTCGGCTGGGCCACGCTGTGCCTCATTCGTCGAGTGGTCCGTGCGGGTACACGGGGCGAAAACGGTTTCCGCGCGCCAGGTTAGCCCGCGCCGCGCCCGCCCACGCGCCGGATGTCTCCCAGCCCTGCGTGAGCCGTCCTCAGGCTCGCCCGGCCGCGCACATCGCGCCAGCCGACGGCCCCCGGCGGTGCCAGCCGTGGGCCAGTGGGCCGCGGGTCCCGGCCGCGCCGCGCGGGCGTGCGACTGCGTACGATGGGTGGAAAGTCCCGTTCGGCGGAGTTCTCCCCGCCGACGCACGAGCCGGGACCGTGCATGCACCAGGAGGCAACGTGGCCACCTCGTCCAGCGACCTGCCCGCGTGGCTCGGTGTCCAGCGCCCGCAGCGCGCCGACGCCCGCCGCAACTTCGACGCTTTGCTCGCCGCAGCGCGCGAGGCTTTCGCCGAGCGCGGCGCGCGCGCCTCTCTCGAGGAGGTCGCGCGGCGCGCGGGCGTCGGCATCGGCACGCTGTACCGCAACTTCCCCACGCGTGATGCGCTCGTCGAGGCGGTGTACGTCACGGAGATCGAGCGACTGGTCGAGGCCGGGCGCGACGCCCAGGAGCGCGGCCCGTGGGAGAGCCTGGCGGCGTGGCTCGCCAGGTTCGTCGACGACCTCGGCGCCCAACGGGTGCTGCTCGACGGGCTCAACCGCGACTCGTGCGACATGCGCGCGTGCCGGCGCGCCATCCACGTCGCGGGCGAGCCGCTGCTGCGCACCGCCCAGGCCGCGGGCGTCGCGCGCCAGGACGTCACGATCGACGACGTCGTGCGGTTGGTCTCGGGCGTGGCGGGTGTCGACTACCCGGACCCTGCGCAGCGCGCCCGCGTCGTCGGCATCGCGATCGACGGCCTGCGGGCTCGTCCATCGCGGTGACGGCTCAGGGGACGAGCAGCACCTTGCCCGTGGTGCCGCGGCCTTCGAGCGCGCGGTGGGCCTGCGCGGCGTCGGCCAGCGGGTACGTCGCCCCGACGCGCACGTCGAGGTCGCCTGCGGCGGCCGCCGCCATCAGCTCGCCCGATCGCCATTCGAGCTCGGCCCGCGTGGCGAGGTAGTCGCCGATGCTCGGCCGGGTCAGGAACACAGACCCGGCGCGGTTGAGGCGCTGGGGGTCGAACGGGGGCACCGGGCCCGATGCGGCGCCGAACAGCACGAGCATCCCTCGCGGCCGCAGCGAGGCGAGCGAGCCGTCGAACGTCGAGCGGCCG from Xylanimonas allomyrinae carries:
- the thpR gene encoding RNA 2',3'-cyclic phosphodiesterase, whose protein sequence is MRLFTAVYPSAAASAHLDLALGGIGGATVADPGAGLRWVPKEQRHVTVAFHGEVPDGAVPGYVAALTGALAQVAAFDLEFAGGGSFGGRTLWVGVAEGTGGLRALAAAAEEAAAEAGLRADERTGRPHLTLARASGARGATRGGPRGGSRRPRGRSDDGGVLASWARALAVYRGPAFRVEAVHVVSSRLGEGRSGGPLHRDVAVLALG
- the pheS gene encoding phenylalanine--tRNA ligase subunit alpha, which codes for MSAPAEPLPEGPSPLDVAALDAVVAKALADIAAAGDLDALKAARTLHTGDRSALALANRAIGALPGPDKAAAGKNLGPRRGKVAQAITARQAELEAERDERVLLEEAVDVTLPTGRRPAGARHPIEAIQERIADFFLGMGWEIADGPEVEAEWFNFDALNFGPDHPARQMQDTFYVSPTDQGVDSNLVLRTHTSPVQARSLLARGVPLYVACPGKVFRTDALDATHTPVFHQVEGLAIDKGLTMANLVGTLDAFARAMFGPEARTRLRPSFFPFTEPSAEMDLWFPQKKGGAGWIEWGGCGMVHPNVLRATGVDPDEYQGFAFGMGIERTLMLRHAIADMHDIVEGDVRFSTQFGTEI
- a CDS encoding glycoside hydrolase family 43 protein; this encodes MAQPNTPLVTGIYTADPSAHVFDGKIYVYPSHDLGNDKEDDGSGDHFWMEDYHVFSLESLDAEAVDEGEVLHVKDVPWASEQMWAPDAATKNGTYYFYFPAKDKDGIFRIGVAVGDSPAGPFTPEPDYMAGTFTIDPAVFVDDDGRAYLYVGGLWGGQLEKWQTGEFVDAPGLSAGEDGPQGDEPALLPYAAELNEDMVSLAEPLRTIEIRDENGEPLKASDTDRRFFEGSWVHKFNGKYYFSYSTGDTHYLVYAEGETPLGPFTYKGRILEPVLGWTTHHSIVEIDGTWCLFYHDSELSGGKTQLRNIKYTPLEIAEDGTITTVTPAVQ
- a CDS encoding TetR/AcrR family transcriptional regulator, giving the protein MATSSSDLPAWLGVQRPQRADARRNFDALLAAAREAFAERGARASLEEVARRAGVGIGTLYRNFPTRDALVEAVYVTEIERLVEAGRDAQERGPWESLAAWLARFVDDLGAQRVLLDGLNRDSCDMRACRRAIHVAGEPLLRTAQAAGVARQDVTIDDVVRLVSGVAGVDYPDPAQRARVVGIAIDGLRARPSR